One segment of Pandoraea pnomenusa DNA contains the following:
- the ubiB gene encoding ubiquinone biosynthesis regulatory protein kinase UbiB, whose protein sequence is MRLLRLIKIFIVCYRYGLDELVLSSIPHPVTRALLRVATLGRSGLKAPRGERLRLALESLGPIFVKFGQVLSTRRDLMPPDIAQELARLQDQVPPFDPDVARASIEKSLGRPLEEVFVEFERTPVASASIAQVHFARVREGEHAGKEVAVKVLRPNMLVVIDSDLALMRDLAGWVERLWPDGKRLKPREVVAEFDKYLHDELDLMREAANAAQLRRNFIDSGMLMVPEIYWEFSSSSVLVMERMRGVPISQIEVLRDAGVDLKKLAREGVEIFFTQFLRDGFFHADMHPGNILVSLEPSTLGRYIALDCGIVGALSEFDKNYLAQNFLAFFRRDYHRVASLHLESGWVPPDTRVEELEGAIRAVCEPYFDRPLKEISLGLVLMRLFQTSRRFNVEIQPQLVLLQKTLLNIEGLGRQLDPDLDLWKTAKPFLERWMAEQIGPRGWLERLKAEAPQWSKTMPQLPRLIHQALAAHARPQDDTLLLALLQEQRRTNRLLTGAFCLVGGISIGILAAFIWLYS, encoded by the coding sequence ATGCGTCTTCTGCGTCTGATCAAGATTTTCATCGTCTGCTATCGGTATGGGCTCGACGAGCTCGTGCTCTCGAGTATTCCGCATCCGGTCACGCGCGCGCTGCTGCGCGTGGCGACGTTGGGCCGCTCGGGGCTCAAGGCGCCGCGCGGCGAGCGTTTGCGACTTGCCCTCGAATCGCTCGGCCCGATCTTCGTGAAGTTCGGCCAGGTGTTGTCGACGCGACGTGACCTGATGCCGCCCGACATCGCCCAGGAACTGGCGCGCCTGCAGGACCAGGTACCGCCTTTCGATCCGGACGTGGCGCGTGCAAGCATCGAGAAGTCTCTGGGCCGTCCGCTCGAGGAAGTGTTCGTGGAGTTCGAGCGCACGCCAGTGGCCAGTGCGTCGATCGCCCAGGTGCACTTCGCACGCGTTCGCGAGGGCGAGCACGCCGGCAAGGAGGTCGCGGTCAAGGTGCTGCGACCGAACATGCTCGTCGTGATCGACAGCGATCTGGCGCTCATGCGCGATCTCGCCGGCTGGGTGGAGCGACTGTGGCCAGACGGCAAGCGCCTCAAGCCGCGCGAGGTGGTCGCGGAGTTCGACAAGTACCTGCACGACGAACTCGACCTGATGCGTGAAGCCGCCAACGCCGCGCAACTGCGCCGCAACTTCATCGACTCAGGCATGCTGATGGTGCCCGAGATCTACTGGGAATTCAGCTCGAGCTCGGTACTCGTGATGGAGCGCATGCGCGGCGTGCCCATCAGCCAGATCGAGGTGCTGCGCGATGCCGGCGTCGATCTGAAGAAGCTCGCGCGCGAGGGCGTGGAGATCTTCTTCACGCAGTTCCTGCGCGACGGCTTCTTCCACGCCGACATGCACCCGGGCAATATTCTCGTGAGCCTCGAGCCATCGACGCTGGGGCGCTACATCGCGCTCGATTGCGGCATCGTGGGCGCCTTGTCCGAATTCGACAAGAATTATCTCGCGCAGAACTTTCTGGCGTTCTTCCGGCGCGACTACCACCGGGTGGCGTCGCTGCACCTGGAGTCCGGCTGGGTGCCGCCGGATACCCGTGTGGAGGAACTCGAGGGCGCGATCCGTGCCGTTTGCGAACCGTATTTCGACCGTCCCCTCAAGGAAATCTCGCTCGGCCTGGTGCTCATGCGCCTGTTCCAGACGTCGCGCCGCTTCAATGTCGAGATTCAGCCGCAACTCGTGCTGCTCCAGAAGACACTGCTCAATATCGAGGGGCTCGGGCGCCAGCTCGACCCGGATCTGGACCTCTGGAAGACAGCCAAACCGTTCCTCGAGCGCTGGATGGCCGAACAGATCGGCCCGCGCGGCTGGCTCGAGCGCCTGAAGGCGGAAGCGCCCCAGTGGAGCAAGACGATGCCGCAGTTGCCGCGCCTGATCCATCAGGCGCTTGCGGCGCATGCGCGACCGCAGGACGATACGCTGCTGCTCGCGCTGTTGCAGGAGCAACGTCGCACGAATCGCTTGCTGACCGGCGCCTTCTGCCTGGTCGGCGGCATCTCCATCGGAATACTGGCGGCATTCATCTGGCTCTACAGCTGA
- a CDS encoding Tim44 domain-containing protein, whose protein sequence is MFQFLKNKLLLGVVAGVIAVGMTIADADAKRVGGGRSIGKQSNTVTQRQATPQQPAQTTPGAAPNQAAPAAAGAGAAGAAAAAKPANRWLGPIAGLAAGLGIAALLSHFGLGGAFASMMANAIVIALIAFAVIWLIRRLRGNKSQQQTPAYAGAGADASNASNTSLRQSWDSQQAPQAGSSSTQPSLSAVPAAAGAAGSVGAAAAAEPFGVPAGFDTEGFLRSAKVYFNRLQAAWDKGDQADINEFTTPQMFAEIKMDLEERGKANNRTDVVQLDAELLGIEQTATEYMASVRFSGLIREAEGAPAEPFNEVWNLTKPVTGSGGWVLAGIQQLS, encoded by the coding sequence ATGTTCCAGTTCCTGAAAAACAAGCTGTTGTTGGGCGTAGTGGCCGGCGTCATCGCGGTCGGCATGACGATCGCCGATGCTGACGCCAAGCGCGTTGGCGGCGGCCGGAGCATCGGCAAGCAGTCCAACACCGTCACGCAACGCCAGGCGACCCCGCAGCAACCGGCACAGACGACCCCGGGCGCCGCGCCGAACCAGGCCGCGCCGGCCGCCGCCGGTGCAGGTGCCGCGGGCGCCGCCGCAGCTGCCAAGCCGGCCAACCGCTGGCTGGGCCCGATCGCCGGTCTGGCCGCTGGCCTCGGCATTGCCGCGCTGCTCTCGCACTTTGGCCTGGGCGGTGCGTTCGCCAGCATGATGGCCAATGCCATCGTGATCGCGCTGATCGCGTTTGCCGTGATCTGGCTGATCCGCCGTCTGCGCGGCAACAAGTCGCAGCAGCAGACGCCGGCCTACGCCGGCGCGGGCGCCGATGCGTCGAACGCCTCGAACACTTCGCTGCGCCAGTCGTGGGACAGCCAGCAAGCGCCGCAGGCGGGTTCGTCCTCGACCCAACCGTCGCTGTCGGCCGTGCCGGCCGCCGCCGGGGCCGCCGGGTCCGTTGGCGCCGCTGCCGCCGCCGAGCCGTTTGGCGTGCCCGCCGGTTTCGATACCGAGGGCTTCCTGCGCAGCGCGAAGGTGTACTTCAACCGTCTGCAAGCCGCCTGGGACAAGGGCGATCAGGCCGACATCAACGAGTTCACCACGCCGCAGATGTTCGCGGAAATCAAGATGGATCTCGAAGAGCGCGGCAAGGCGAACAACCGTACGGATGTGGTCCAACTGGACGCCGAGCTCCTCGGCATCGAGCAGACGGCCACCGAGTACATGGCGAGCGTTCGCTTCTCCGGTCTGATCCGTGAAGCCGAAGGCGCCCCGGCCGAGCCGTTCAACGAGGTGTGGAACCTGACCAAGCCGGTGACCGGCAGCGGCGGCTGGGTGCTCGCCGGGATTCAGCAGCTCAGCTAA
- a CDS encoding FmdB family zinc ribbon protein, whose amino-acid sequence MPIYAYRCETCGFAKDVLQKMSDAPLTQCPECGKDSFRKQVTAAGFQLKGSGWYVTDFRGGSGGASAPASGAPSSASAASSASSASSSPAAASGESSASSSSGGESSSAPAACGGGCACH is encoded by the coding sequence ATGCCAATCTATGCCTATCGTTGCGAAACATGCGGTTTCGCCAAGGATGTGCTGCAAAAAATGAGCGATGCACCGCTCACCCAGTGCCCGGAATGCGGCAAGGACTCGTTTCGCAAGCAGGTAACGGCGGCCGGGTTCCAGCTCAAGGGCTCGGGATGGTATGTGACCGATTTCCGTGGCGGATCGGGCGGCGCCAGTGCCCCGGCTTCGGGCGCGCCGTCGTCGGCTTCGGCCGCTTCGTCCGCTTCGTCCGCTTCGTCGTCCCCGGCAGCCGCATCGGGCGAGAGCAGCGCGTCGTCGTCTTCGGGCGGCGAATCGTCGAGCGCACCGGCTGCCTGCGGTGGCGGCTGCGCCTGCCACTGA
- a CDS encoding methyltransferase domain-containing protein produces the protein MGGADHTEAATGTGETRARDSGAPAVPAFAHRDPSSAAFWDERFANAFMPWDAAGAPRALREFVAQEAAPCATLIPGCGSAYEAAWLDAQGWPVRAIDFSPVAVESARAQLGPRAALVEQADFFTYMPPFAPDLIYERAFLCALPRHLWPDYAHRMAQLLAPGARLAGYFFLRETPKGPPFGIAPEALDALLGRDFVCETKQLVEDSVPVFAGAEYWMVWRRR, from the coding sequence ATGGGCGGGGCGGATCACACCGAGGCCGCGACTGGCACGGGCGAAACGCGTGCGCGGGACAGTGGCGCGCCGGCGGTACCCGCCTTCGCCCATCGCGATCCGTCGAGTGCCGCGTTCTGGGACGAGCGGTTCGCCAACGCGTTCATGCCGTGGGACGCCGCCGGCGCGCCTCGTGCGCTTCGGGAGTTCGTGGCACAGGAAGCGGCGCCGTGCGCCACGCTGATTCCGGGGTGCGGCTCGGCGTACGAAGCCGCGTGGCTCGACGCGCAGGGCTGGCCGGTGCGAGCCATCGACTTCTCACCGGTTGCCGTCGAGTCGGCCCGGGCGCAACTCGGCCCGCGCGCCGCGCTCGTCGAGCAAGCCGACTTCTTCACCTATATGCCCCCGTTCGCGCCCGACTTGATCTACGAACGGGCGTTTCTCTGCGCATTGCCGCGCCACCTCTGGCCGGACTATGCCCACCGGATGGCGCAGTTGCTGGCGCCGGGGGCGCGTCTGGCCGGCTATTTCTTTTTGCGCGAGACGCCGAAAGGCCCGCCGTTCGGCATCGCGCCCGAAGCCCTCGATGCACTGCTGGGTCGGGATTTCGTCTGTGAGACGAAGCAGCTCGTGGAGGACTCCGTACCGGTCTTCGCCGGCGCCGAATACTGGATGGTCTGGCGCCGGCGCTGA
- a CDS encoding gamma-butyrobetaine hydroxylase-like domain-containing protein encodes MAGLEKDTPIPVSLTLHRTSKVLELGYEDGKHYRLPFEFLRVLSPSAEVRGHGPGQETLQTGKRDVELTGLEPIGNYAVRPVFSDGHDTGIYSWDYLYELCVRQDALWQEYLDKLAAAGVERDTPMPSPAAGGCHHH; translated from the coding sequence ATGGCTGGGCTGGAGAAAGACACGCCGATTCCCGTTTCCCTGACGCTGCATCGCACTTCGAAGGTGCTGGAACTCGGTTACGAGGACGGCAAGCATTACCGCCTGCCATTCGAATTCCTGCGCGTGCTCTCGCCGTCGGCGGAAGTCCGCGGTCACGGCCCGGGGCAGGAGACGCTCCAGACCGGCAAGCGCGACGTCGAACTCACCGGCCTGGAGCCGATCGGAAACTATGCGGTGCGCCCCGTCTTCTCCGACGGGCACGACACCGGCATCTATTCGTGGGACTACCTCTACGAGCTGTGCGTGCGTCAGGACGCCCTGTGGCAGGAATACCTGGACAAGCTCGCGGCGGCAGGTGTCGAGCGCGACACGCCGATGCCGTCGCCGGCCGCCGGTGGCTGCCACCACCACTGA
- the ubiE gene encoding bifunctional demethylmenaquinone methyltransferase/2-methoxy-6-polyprenyl-1,4-benzoquinol methylase UbiE: protein MGQQTHFGYETVDEKDKAGKVAEVFHSVANKYDIMNDLMSGGLHRVWKAFTIGRAAVRPGFKVLDIAGGTGDLSKAFARAAGPTGEVWLTDINESMLRVGRDRLLDAGIVTPSLLCDAEKLPFPSNYFDVVTVAFGLRNMTHKDAALAEMRRVIKPGGKVMVLEFSKVWQPLEKAYDTYSFKVLPWLGSRIAGDADSYRYLAESIRMHPDQETLKTLMEDAGLERVEYHNMTAGVVALHIGRKF from the coding sequence ATGGGCCAACAGACCCACTTCGGTTATGAAACCGTCGACGAGAAGGACAAGGCCGGCAAGGTGGCCGAGGTGTTCCATTCGGTCGCGAACAAGTACGACATCATGAACGATCTGATGTCGGGCGGCCTGCATCGCGTCTGGAAGGCATTCACGATCGGGCGCGCCGCGGTGCGGCCCGGCTTCAAGGTGCTCGACATCGCGGGCGGCACGGGCGACCTCTCGAAGGCGTTCGCGCGCGCGGCCGGGCCGACCGGCGAAGTCTGGCTCACCGACATCAACGAATCGATGCTGCGCGTGGGCCGCGATCGGCTGCTCGACGCCGGCATCGTCACCCCGTCGCTGCTCTGCGACGCCGAGAAGCTGCCGTTCCCGTCGAACTATTTCGACGTGGTGACCGTGGCGTTCGGTCTGCGCAACATGACCCACAAGGATGCCGCGCTCGCGGAGATGCGGCGCGTGATCAAGCCGGGCGGCAAGGTCATGGTGCTGGAGTTCTCGAAGGTGTGGCAGCCGCTCGAGAAGGCCTACGACACCTACTCGTTCAAGGTGCTGCCGTGGCTCGGTTCGCGCATCGCGGGCGACGCCGACAGCTATCGCTATCTGGCCGAATCGATCCGCATGCACCCGGACCAGGAAACGCTCAAGACGCTCATGGAAGACGCCGGACTGGAGCGCGTGGAATACCACAACATGACCGCCGGCGTGGTCGCACTGCACATCGGACGCAAGTTCTGA
- a CDS encoding HIT family protein: protein MECPFCAGDGGEVVWRDPVLRVVLADEAGYPGFARVIWHAHVAEMSDLPEAAREHVMRAVFAVETAQRAVLSPHKVNVASLGNMVPHVHWHVIPRYRDDVHFPGSVWSAPQRALPEAALAPRIARLPALREAIVAELKRVAAWPA, encoded by the coding sequence ATGGAATGTCCGTTTTGCGCCGGCGACGGCGGTGAAGTCGTGTGGCGCGATCCGGTGCTGCGCGTGGTGCTGGCCGACGAAGCCGGCTACCCGGGGTTCGCCAGGGTGATCTGGCACGCGCATGTCGCCGAAATGAGCGATCTGCCCGAGGCGGCGCGCGAGCATGTGATGCGCGCCGTGTTTGCCGTGGAGACGGCTCAGCGCGCCGTGCTGTCGCCGCACAAGGTCAACGTGGCGAGCCTGGGTAACATGGTGCCGCATGTGCACTGGCACGTCATTCCCCGCTATCGCGACGACGTGCATTTCCCCGGCTCGGTCTGGAGCGCGCCGCAGCGCGCGCTGCCCGAGGCGGCGCTCGCGCCGCGCATCGCCCGGCTGCCGGCCCTGCGCGAGGCCATCGTGGCAGAATTGAAGCGCGTTGCCGCATGGCCGGCATGA
- a CDS encoding DUF502 domain-containing protein, translating to MSVKKPALKTIFLTGLLVLVPLAITLWVLGLIIGTMDQTLLLLPDEWQPSRLIGMRVPGFGVVVTLAFVFVVGLLAHNFIGQKLVGWWEAILTRIPVVGPLYGSVKQVSDTLLSSNGNAFRKALLVRYPHADSWTIAFLTGAPGGDVVNHLQGEYVSVYVPTTPNPTSGFFLMMRASDVIELDMTVDAALKYIVSMGVVAPAHNPRQQRPGPLL from the coding sequence ATGAGCGTCAAAAAACCCGCGTTGAAGACGATTTTCCTGACCGGCCTGCTCGTGCTCGTGCCGCTGGCCATCACCCTGTGGGTGCTCGGGCTGATCATCGGCACGATGGACCAGACCCTGCTGCTGCTGCCGGACGAGTGGCAGCCCTCGCGCCTCATCGGCATGCGGGTGCCCGGCTTCGGGGTGGTGGTCACGCTGGCATTCGTGTTCGTCGTCGGCCTTCTGGCGCATAATTTCATTGGCCAGAAGCTGGTCGGCTGGTGGGAAGCCATTCTGACGCGCATTCCCGTGGTCGGACCGCTGTACGGCAGCGTCAAGCAGGTGTCCGATACATTGCTCTCGAGCAACGGTAACGCGTTTCGCAAGGCATTGCTCGTGCGGTATCCGCACGCGGACTCCTGGACCATCGCCTTCCTGACCGGCGCGCCGGGCGGCGATGTCGTCAATCACTTGCAGGGCGAGTACGTGAGCGTCTATGTCCCGACGACGCCGAACCCGACCTCGGGCTTCTTCCTGATGATGCGGGCGAGCGACGTGATCGAGCTCGACATGACGGTCGACGCCGCCCTCAAGTACATCGTATCGATGGGCGTGGTGGCGCCCGCCCACAACCCGCGCCAGCAACGTCCCGGTCCGCTCCTGTGA
- the aspS gene encoding aspartate--tRNA ligase — protein sequence MSMRTSYCGLVTEQQLGQTVKLCGWVNRRRDHGGVIFIDLRDREGLVQVVCDPDRAEMFKVAEGLRNEFCVQITGLVRSRPAGTENANLTSGKIEVLCHELQVLNASVTPPFQLDDENLSETTRLTHRVLDLRRPQMQYNLRLRYKVAMEVRKYLDAQGFIDIETPMLTKSTPEGARDYLVPSRVNAGQFFALPQSPQLFKQLLMVAGFDRYYQITKCFRDEDLRADRQPEFTQIDCETSFLSEQEIRDLFENMIRHVFKEAIGVELDAKVPVMEYSEAMRRFGSDKPDLRVKLEFTELTDVMGDVDFKVFSVPATTEGGRVVALRVPGGAEISRSEIDAYTEFVKIYGAKGLAWIKVNEVAKGRDGLQSPIVKNLHDAAIASILERTGAQDGDIIFFGADKAKVVNDGIGALRLKIGHSEFGKSHGLFEAGWRPLWVVDFPMFEYDEDDARWVACHHPFTSPKDEHIDYLETDPGKCLAKAYDMVLNGWEIGGGSVRIFQEDVQSKVFRALKLGEEEARAKFGFLLDALQYGAPPHGGIAFGLDRIITMMAGADSIRDVIAFPKTQRAQDLLTQAPSPVDERQLRELHIRLRQPEAPKA from the coding sequence ATGTCCATGCGTACCTCCTACTGCGGTCTGGTGACCGAGCAACAACTGGGCCAAACGGTCAAGCTTTGTGGCTGGGTCAATCGCCGCCGTGATCACGGCGGGGTCATCTTCATCGACCTGCGCGATCGCGAAGGTCTGGTGCAGGTCGTGTGCGATCCGGACCGCGCGGAGATGTTCAAGGTCGCCGAAGGCCTGCGCAACGAGTTCTGCGTGCAGATCACGGGCCTGGTGCGCAGCCGTCCGGCCGGCACCGAGAACGCCAACCTCACGAGCGGCAAGATCGAAGTGCTGTGCCACGAACTGCAGGTGCTCAACGCCTCGGTCACGCCCCCGTTCCAGCTCGACGACGAAAACCTCTCGGAAACCACGCGCCTCACGCATCGCGTGCTGGACCTGCGCCGTCCGCAAATGCAGTACAACCTGCGCCTGCGCTACAAGGTGGCGATGGAAGTGCGCAAGTATCTCGACGCGCAGGGTTTCATCGATATCGAAACGCCGATGCTCACCAAGAGCACCCCGGAAGGCGCCCGCGACTATCTGGTGCCCTCCCGCGTGAACGCCGGCCAGTTCTTTGCACTGCCGCAATCGCCGCAGCTCTTCAAGCAGCTGCTGATGGTGGCCGGCTTCGACCGCTACTACCAGATCACCAAGTGCTTCCGCGACGAGGACCTGCGCGCCGACCGCCAGCCGGAGTTCACCCAGATCGACTGCGAGACCTCGTTCCTCTCGGAGCAGGAAATCCGCGATCTGTTCGAGAACATGATCCGTCACGTGTTCAAGGAAGCCATCGGCGTCGAGCTCGACGCCAAGGTTCCCGTCATGGAGTACTCGGAAGCGATGCGCCGCTTCGGTTCGGACAAGCCGGACCTGCGCGTGAAGCTTGAATTCACCGAGCTGACCGACGTGATGGGCGACGTCGACTTCAAGGTGTTCTCGGTGCCTGCCACGACCGAAGGCGGCCGCGTGGTGGCGTTGCGCGTGCCGGGCGGTGCCGAGATCTCGCGTAGCGAAATCGACGCGTATACGGAATTCGTGAAGATCTATGGCGCGAAGGGCCTGGCCTGGATCAAGGTCAACGAAGTGGCCAAGGGCCGCGACGGTCTGCAAAGCCCGATCGTGAAGAACCTGCACGACGCCGCCATTGCCTCGATTCTCGAGCGCACCGGTGCACAGGACGGCGACATCATCTTCTTCGGCGCGGACAAGGCCAAGGTCGTCAACGACGGCATCGGCGCACTGCGCCTGAAGATCGGCCACTCGGAGTTCGGCAAGAGCCACGGTCTGTTCGAAGCCGGCTGGCGCCCGCTGTGGGTCGTCGACTTCCCGATGTTCGAGTACGACGAGGACGACGCCCGCTGGGTCGCCTGCCACCACCCGTTCACGAGCCCGAAGGACGAGCACATCGACTACCTCGAGACCGACCCGGGCAAGTGCCTGGCGAAGGCCTACGACATGGTGCTCAACGGCTGGGAAATCGGCGGCGGTTCGGTTCGTATCTTCCAGGAAGACGTGCAGAGCAAGGTGTTCCGTGCGCTCAAGCTCGGTGAGGAAGAAGCCCGCGCGAAGTTCGGCTTCCTGCTCGACGCGCTCCAGTACGGCGCGCCGCCGCACGGTGGTATCGCGTTCGGCCTGGACCGCATCATCACGATGATGGCCGGCGCCGATTCGATCCGCGACGTGATCGCCTTCCCGAAGACGCAACGCGCGCAGGATCTGCTCACGCAAGCACCGTCGCCGGTCGACGAGCGTCAACTGCGCGAACTGCACATCCGTCTGCGCCAGCCCGAAGCTCCGAAGGCCTGA
- a CDS encoding ubiquinone biosynthesis accessory factor UbiJ has product MTVAAKAFAATVNHLLAREPWARERLRHHVGASARLAMSAIDLRLRVGEDGYLAAAEPDHACDVGISVPPAALADFAGGGQAAVMRHVKIEGDAEFANTVSYLAQHLRWEVAEDLSKVIGDAAAHRVTETGKAAVAGARRTGGTLARSLADFLVEEHPMLVARPRLDAMRTEIGTLRDDLARLEKRIEKIERRKGAPGAAAPSVPRTNGGR; this is encoded by the coding sequence ATGACCGTAGCCGCCAAAGCCTTTGCCGCCACCGTGAACCATCTGCTTGCCCGCGAACCCTGGGCTCGCGAGCGTTTGCGTCATCACGTCGGCGCGTCTGCCCGGCTGGCGATGTCCGCGATCGACCTGCGCCTGCGCGTGGGCGAGGACGGCTATCTCGCCGCCGCCGAACCGGATCACGCCTGCGACGTCGGCATCTCGGTGCCGCCTGCGGCGCTGGCCGATTTCGCGGGCGGTGGACAGGCCGCCGTCATGCGTCACGTCAAGATCGAGGGCGACGCCGAGTTCGCCAACACCGTGTCCTATCTCGCTCAACATCTGCGCTGGGAAGTCGCCGAAGACCTGAGCAAGGTGATTGGCGACGCCGCCGCGCACCGCGTGACCGAGACGGGCAAGGCGGCCGTCGCCGGTGCACGGCGCACCGGAGGCACGCTCGCACGCTCGCTCGCCGACTTTCTCGTGGAAGAGCATCCGATGCTGGTGGCGCGACCGCGCCTGGATGCCATGCGCACCGAGATCGGCACGCTGCGCGACGACCTCGCCCGGCTCGAGAAGCGCATCGAGAAGATCGAGCGCCGCAAGGGCGCGCCCGGGGCCGCAGCGCCGTCGGTCCCGCGCACCAACGGAGGCCGCTGA
- the nudB gene encoding dihydroneopterin triphosphate diphosphatase produces MKPFKIPESVLVVIYTPALDVLLIERADAENFWQSVTGSKDRLDEPLFETAAREVFEETGIRVANGTAVPEDALIDWQHEIQYNIYPRWAHRYAPGVTRNTEHWFGLCVPENTPVTLAPREHVAYAWLPWEEAAARCFSPSNGDAIRQLPRRVR; encoded by the coding sequence ATGAAGCCTTTCAAGATTCCCGAATCGGTCCTCGTCGTGATCTACACGCCAGCGCTCGACGTCCTGCTCATCGAACGCGCCGACGCCGAGAATTTCTGGCAGTCGGTCACCGGCAGCAAGGACCGGCTCGACGAACCGCTTTTCGAGACCGCCGCGCGCGAAGTCTTCGAGGAGACGGGCATTCGCGTGGCAAACGGTACAGCGGTCCCGGAAGACGCGCTGATCGATTGGCAGCACGAAATCCAGTACAACATCTATCCGCGATGGGCGCATCGGTACGCCCCGGGCGTCACGCGCAATACGGAGCACTGGTTTGGCCTGTGCGTGCCCGAGAACACACCCGTGACGCTCGCCCCGCGTGAGCATGTGGCGTATGCGTGGCTGCCGTGGGAGGAGGCCGCTGCGCGGTGTTTTTCGCCATCGAACGGCGACGCCATCCGGCAATTGCCGCGGCGCGTGCGGTAG
- a CDS encoding sodium:solute symporter family protein, with product MLIWFVILYWVISVAIGLLAALKVRNTKDFTVAGRRLPYGMVIAVVFATWFGSEAVLGIPATFLGEGLRGVVSDPFGSSMCLVLVGMFFARKLYRMNLMTIGDFYKLKYNRTVEVVTSIAIVISYLGWVGAQIKALGLVFHTVSGGAMSEPTGMIIGAISVLAYTLLGGMISVAVTDFIQMIIIVVGLIYIAVVVSGMVPGGASAVIAHASEAGKFVFLPEMNPADVLAFIAAGITMMFGSIPQQDVFQRVMSSKSENVAVAGSVTGGVLYFFFTFIPIFLAYSALLIAPSMVQKYIGTDPQQILPQLVLTSVPIVAQVMFFGALLSAIKSCASATLLAPSVTFAENIVRPMLKGRIDDKHLLRLMRIVVLCFTALVLVYALNSTASIFQMVESAYKVTLVCCFVPLAFGVYWKRSSSLGGTLSVFGGLIVWLACEAFAPDAMVPPQLAGLIASIAGMVVGSLLQPASARRQPPEQQISTI from the coding sequence ATGCTGATTTGGTTTGTCATTCTGTACTGGGTCATTTCGGTGGCCATCGGGCTGCTGGCCGCCCTCAAGGTCCGCAATACCAAGGATTTCACCGTCGCCGGCCGTCGCCTGCCGTATGGCATGGTCATCGCCGTGGTGTTCGCCACCTGGTTCGGCTCGGAAGCGGTGCTCGGCATTCCGGCCACGTTCCTCGGCGAGGGATTGCGCGGCGTGGTCTCGGACCCGTTCGGCTCGTCGATGTGCCTGGTGCTCGTCGGCATGTTCTTCGCCCGCAAGCTGTATCGCATGAACCTCATGACGATCGGCGACTTCTACAAGCTCAAATACAACCGCACGGTCGAGGTGGTGACGAGCATCGCCATCGTGATCTCGTACCTCGGCTGGGTGGGCGCGCAGATCAAGGCGCTCGGCCTCGTGTTCCATACGGTATCGGGCGGTGCCATGTCGGAACCCACCGGCATGATCATCGGTGCCATCTCCGTGCTGGCCTACACGCTGCTGGGCGGCATGATCTCGGTGGCCGTGACCGACTTCATCCAGATGATCATCATCGTCGTTGGGCTGATCTACATCGCGGTCGTCGTCTCGGGCATGGTGCCGGGCGGCGCGAGCGCCGTGATCGCCCACGCCTCGGAAGCCGGCAAGTTCGTGTTCCTGCCAGAGATGAACCCCGCCGACGTGCTCGCGTTCATCGCGGCGGGCATCACCATGATGTTCGGCTCGATACCGCAGCAGGACGTGTTCCAGCGCGTGATGTCGTCGAAGTCCGAAAACGTGGCGGTGGCCGGTTCGGTGACCGGCGGCGTGCTGTACTTCTTCTTCACGTTCATCCCGATTTTCCTGGCCTACTCCGCGCTGCTGATCGCGCCGTCGATGGTGCAGAAGTACATCGGCACCGATCCACAGCAGATCCTGCCGCAGCTGGTGCTCACCAGCGTGCCGATCGTGGCGCAGGTGATGTTCTTCGGTGCGCTGCTGTCGGCCATCAAGAGTTGCGCGTCCGCCACGCTGCTCGCCCCGTCGGTGACGTTCGCGGAGAACATCGTGCGCCCGATGCTCAAGGGCCGGATCGACGACAAGCACCTGCTGCGCCTGATGCGTATCGTCGTGCTTTGCTTCACGGCGCTCGTGCTGGTGTACGCGCTCAATTCGACCGCGTCGATCTTCCAGATGGTGGAAAGCGCCTACAAGGTCACGCTCGTGTGCTGCTTTGTGCCGCTGGCCTTCGGTGTCTACTGGAAGCGTTCGAGCTCGCTGGGCGGCACGCTGTCCGTGTTCGGCGGCCTGATCGTGTGGCTCGCCTGCGAAGCGTTTGCCCCGGATGCGATGGTGCCGCCGCAACTGGCCGGCCTGATCGCCTCGATCGCGGGCATGGTCGTCGGTTCGTTGCTGCAGCCGGCCTCGGCGCGTCGGCAGCCGCCGGAACAGCAGATCTCGACGATCTGA